The following proteins come from a genomic window of Deltaproteobacteria bacterium:
- a CDS encoding PadR family transcriptional regulator, which yields MKGPSHGYDLKLTLERELSPFVEVSSTPIYYTLKKLEQEGLVTKWSTVSGRRPQKFVYSLTARGQEEIKELLLKNITQLQRPSFNLDVSLYFLNLLPAQDVMETLKGRLRELRKLRFLLKRQRRGLESDSASRREHVITTHNLRVAETEMEFVQDLITEFSRGGFNNAKPIDEIEEGRDRR from the coding sequence GTGAAAGGGCCCAGTCATGGTTATGATTTAAAACTGACCCTGGAGAGGGAGCTGAGCCCCTTTGTTGAGGTCTCCTCAACCCCCATCTACTATACCCTGAAGAAGTTGGAACAGGAGGGATTGGTCACCAAGTGGAGCACCGTCTCCGGCAGGCGGCCGCAGAAATTTGTCTATAGTCTGACTGCCAGAGGGCAGGAGGAGATAAAGGAACTCCTCCTCAAAAACATCACACAGTTGCAGCGCCCCTCCTTTAACCTCGACGTCTCCCTGTACTTTCTCAACCTTCTTCCTGCTCAGGATGTGATGGAAACCTTGAAGGGGAGGTTGAGGGAGCTGCGCAAATTGAGGTTTTTGCTTAAAAGGCAGAGGAGGGGACTGGAGTCCGATTCTGCCAGCAGGAGGGAGCATGTGATCACCACGCACAACCTCCGGGTGGCCGAGACCGAGATGGAGTTTGTCCAGGACCTGATCACGGAGTTCTCCCGAGGGGGATTTAATAACGCTAAACCCATTGATGAGATAGAAGAGGGCCGTGATCGTCGGTGA